The following coding sequences lie in one Arachis ipaensis cultivar K30076 chromosome B05, Araip1.1, whole genome shotgun sequence genomic window:
- the LOC107642928 gene encoding GATA transcription factor 5 (The sequence of the model RefSeq protein was modified relative to this genomic sequence to represent the inferred CDS: added 20 bases not found in genome assembly), with translation MLYQTPHPLLFQFHPFPSSSSTLPLSSYHLLIKVEEREREMECMVEGALKTSFRKEMGMGIKYTTSPQRSFMEELQNGAPSDDFFVDQLLDFSQVDQQEEQQEEEQEHKKVGEDSACVSLSPQQTNDVEETFPSLPTTDLNLPDDVADLEWLSHFVEDSFSQFSPPIVPAAVPTSTPPAPPQPCFNIPVPAKARSKRTRTGVRVWPLASPSFATTDSSSTTATATSSTSSSPSSPLLIYATNLSQTMDQVSSDAPPKKPKKKASPEGGFPAQAPRRCSHCGVQKTPQWRTGPLGAKTLCNACGVRYKSGRLLPEYRPACSPTFSSELHSNHHRKVLEMRRKKETIGGGVDTSGLAPPVVPSF, from the exons ATGCTTTACCAAACTCCCCATCCTCTTCTCTTTCAATTTCATCCCTTCCCTTCTTCGTCATCGACTCTACCTCTATCTTCGTATCATCTTCTCATTAAG GTGgaagaaagagaaagggaaaTGGAGTGCATGGTGGAGGGAGCGTTGAAGACGAGTTTTAGAAAAGAGATGGGGATGGGTATCAAATATACCACATCCCCGCAGAGGTCGTTCATGGAAGAACTTCAAAATGGCGCCCCTTCCGACGACTTTTTCGTTGACCAACTCCTTGACTTCTCCCAAGTAgaccaacaagaagaacaacaagaagaagaacaagagcaTAAGAAAGTTGGAGAAGACTCTGCTTGCGTGTCACTCTCGCCGCAACAGACCAACGACGTGGAAGAGACCTTTCCCTCTCTCCCCACCACAGACCTCAACCTTCCG GATGATGTGGCAGACTTGGAGTGGCTCTCTCATTTCGTCGAGGATTCcttctctcaattctctcctcCCATCGTCCCCGCCGCCGTACCAACCTCAACCCCGCCTGCTCCGCCTCAACCTTGTTTCAACATCCCCGTTCCTGCCAAGGCGCGTAGCAAGCGAACCCGAACCGGTGTCAGGGTTTGGCCACTCGCCTCACCTTCCTTCGCCACCACTGACTCCTCCTCaaccaccgccaccgccacctCCTCCACCTCTTCTTCCCCTTCCAGCCCCTTGCTAATTTACGCCACAAACCTGTCCCAGACCATGGACCAGGTTAGCTCTGACGCTCCGCCGAAGAAGCCCAAGAAGAAGGCCTCTCCGGAAGGCGGATTTCCGGCACAGGCACCGCGCCGCTGCAGCCATTGCGGCGTCCAGAAGACCCCGCAGTGGAGAACGGGACCACTCGGGGCGAAAACGCTCTGCAACGCGTGCGGGGTTCGGTACAAATCGGGTCGGCTCTTACCCGAATATAGACCCGCTTGCAGCCCAACGTTCTCCAGCGAGTTGCACTCCAACCACCACCGGAAAGTTCTGGAGATGCGGCGGAAGAAGGAGACCATAGGTGGTGGGGTTGATACCTCCGGTTTGGCCCCTC